One segment of Macrobrachium rosenbergii isolate ZJJX-2024 chromosome 25, ASM4041242v1, whole genome shotgun sequence DNA contains the following:
- the LOC136852444 gene encoding uncharacterized protein, with protein sequence MNASTRRYFVTAIVLTLCPHGISARGFNSSYLSRVKASVLQVNDSDSTTELVSRALTIMREERPVNFRILHHERFQDTVNSLNPHTMAINGIITFQFREEVVQIQQLLFPASGKTFLILFSPPEIIPRIFQKIQRDRIASHFVTWLIILRNENDLEEVLLGLEGKMEDGTQVVLLIGTSSPVGRFFHHNWISTVKFGYSTVGHGI encoded by the exons ATGAACGCCAGCACTCGACGGTACTTTG tgactGCAATTGTTTTAACTCTCTGCCCGCATGGAATAAGTGCCCGTGGGTTCAATAGTTCATATTTATCCCGAGTGAAGGCTTCAGTTTTGCAGGTTAATGACAG TGACTCAACAACGGAGCTGGTCAGCAGAGCTCTAACCATAATGAGAGAAGAACGACCAGTAAATTTTAGAATTCTTCACCACGAGAGATTTCAAG ATACCGTCAACAGTTTGAACCCACACACAATGGCCATCAATGGTATCATAACATTCCAGTTCAGGGAAGAGGTGGTGCAAATCCAGCAGTTACTCTTTCCTGCGTCTGGGAAAACATTCCTGATTCTATTTAGTCCACCGGAAATTATTCCCAGGATCTTTCAAAAG ATTCAACGGGACAGGATAGCGAGTCACTTCGTCACATGGCTGATAATCCTCCGGAACGAGAATGACTTGGAAGAAGTTCTCTTGGGACTCGAAGGAAAAATGGAGGATGGGACTCAGGTAGTTCTGTTGATTGGGACGTCAAGTCCCGTGGGTAGATTTTTTCATCACAACTGGATCTCGACGGTAAAGTTCG GTTATTCGACCGTGGGACATGGGATTTAA
- the LOC136852135 gene encoding glutamate receptor ionotropic, delta-1-like: protein MIDTKIMSLRFPFAFWYIFCLLIWALYSGTLTAVLAIPSYEKPIDSLADLPRAIKEGFTIGTVKQTMIEYLLKDATEGIYKQTWNLLRLKDPSETLLENPVIGFNKILPGKFVFIAPTAVSVVAAATRGMENFHLGRQTFYPINYGIACPTGSPMKDKFSQLQARMVEGGLIYKWEDDEFYKVLKRAGDNTSNTPPAISLTHLQAAFFLLAIGYVSAAVALMAENINDCLKHGEEKRNS, encoded by the exons ATGATTGACACCAAAATCATGTCTCTCAGGTTTCCCTTCGCCTTCTGGTATATCTTCTGCCTTCTGATATGGG CTCTTTATTCCGGGACGCTGACAGCAGTGCTTGCAATCCCCTCCTACGAGAAGCCGATAGACTCTCTCGCTGATCTGCCTAGGGCCATTAAGGAAGGATTTACTATTGGAACTGTCAAGCAGACAATGATTGAGTACCTCCTCAAG GACGCCACTGAAGGTATATACAAACAGACCTGGAATTTACTCAGGCTCAAGGATCCTTCTGAAACTCTTCTGGAAAACCCTGTTATTGGGTTCAATAAG ATCCTTCCAGGTAAGTTCGTATTCATCGCTCCAACGGCCGTATCCGTCGTAGCCGCTGCAACAAGAGGAATGGAAAATTTCCATCTGGGACGCCAGACCTTCTATCCTATCAACTATGGAATTGCCTGTCCCACTGGTTCGCCTATGAAGGATAAGTTCAGCCAACT GCAGGCTAGAATGGTTGAAGGAGGCCTGATTTACAAATGGGAAGACGACGAATTTTACAAGGTACTGAAGAGAGCAGGTGACAACACATCCAATACTCCTCCAGCTATCAGCCTAACTCATTTACAG gctgctTTCTTTCTTCTGGCAATTGGTTACGTATCTGCAGCGGTTGCATTGATGGCAGAAAACATAAATGACTGTTTGAAACACGGGGAAGAGAAACGGAACTCATGA